The genome window ATTGCAATTGGAACAATGAGTAAAAGAAGTAAAGATCAGCTTTACAAAGAGAATCAAATACTTAGTGATTTAAAAGAGGAGTTTGATAAATACTATCCCTATAGAAAATACGAAACATTTGTAACTTATCTTATTCCATTTACAGCATTTTTTAGAATGTCTTATCGACTTTTAGAGATGAGAGCTTTTTTTAATAGAAATAAAGGGTGTACAATATTCGATTATATGGTTTATAAATATCAATCAGATATTACATTGGCAAAAAATAAATTAAGATAATGTCATCTGTTTTTACAAAGAGTAATCCCTTTGATAATGACTCTTTAATTAAAGAGGTTAAAGGGCTTAATCTAATAAAAGAAAACTTATCAAAATCAAATAACAATTATTTAAAAATCCCTGATATTATAAATGTAAACAAAAGTGAAATACAAATGAAGAAAATCCAAACTTCATTTGCAAGTGAAGACTTAATTAAAAAGTTTGCTTTTGGATTAGCAAAACTACATGAACAAAAAAACAAATCATATGGTTTGGAGTATGATAATTTTATAGGTTTAAATCCACAAAAAAATATTATAAGTGATAATTGGGGTAAGTTTTTTATTGAATATAGATTGGCTTATCAAATAAGTTTAATAAAAGATACTCAAATAAAACAAAAATTTGAAGATTTTTTAGATGATAACTTTAAAAAAATAGAAAGCCTTTTAACTGAAACTACAAATTATGCCTCACTAGTTCATGGTGATTTATGGTCAGGAAATGTTCTTTTTTCAAAAACTGCTGTTTATCTT of Arcobacter arenosus contains these proteins:
- a CDS encoding fructosamine kinase family protein produces the protein MSSVFTKSNPFDNDSLIKEVKGLNLIKENLSKSNNNYLKIPDIINVNKSEIQMKKIQTSFASEDLIKKFAFGLAKLHEQKNKSYGLEYDNFIGLNPQKNIISDNWGKFFIEYRLAYQISLIKDTQIKQKFEDFLDDNFKKIESLLTETTNYASLVHGDLWSGNVLFSKTAVYLIDPAVYYADREVDIAMTELFGGFNNSFYETYNSYLPLSKSYNTKKIIYNLYHYLNHYNLFGTSYLNGCLSSLKFINEKI